The nucleotide sequence ACCGCTGCGCACACACCTATTTCTCAAGCATATGCATCGCTGCAGCCGTCATCTTCTGGATGTGATTTAACGAGTCCTGAGCCTAGTGATTAAGGCCGCGACGCTCCGACGAAGCGAGATGACCTGCCACTGAATTTTCATCCGACTGCGATTGGAGCCTCGGCGGTTTTGAATATGCCAAGTGGCGCGGTGTGAGCAACCGGCGGAAACGCGAAGCTTTCATCTTGCGCAGCGTTGGAGCCGGTTGCGGCGATGGTCCCGGCATAGTCTGCCGGGGTCTGATATCCGAGCGATGAGTGCGGCCGGAAATTATTGTACAACACGACGACAGAACACCCACGGGACCGAGGTTCGCGAGCTTCTGTATCCGTGGCATCCCTGGTCCGGACGGCTTGTTCACGTGCATGAGGCGGTGTCTAAAGGGACGCATATTTTCCGCTGCAGCCTTTCTGGTTCTTCTTCTGGTCGACTTCTTGAGGTCCCGTCGTGGATGTTCGACCGATCAGTGAGTGGTTGTTGGCGCAGCCTGGCGGTCCCGCACGTCGATCTCGCAAGCCTGCATTCTTTGGCAAGATTGCTGAAGGACGCTGATGCCTCATCGCAATCTTCGGTAATGGGCGCAGCATTGGTCTTTCACGAAACGAGTCGGAGAGATGTTCATGCCTCGCCAGCCCATGACATGCCAGTTCGATCTGTTCTCGGCCCCGCAGCGGGGGAAGACGGCAGGGACGCCGCAATGGCCGGAGTTGCCGGAGGAGACCCGCCAAGCGTTGACGGTGCTCATCGTGCGGCTGTTCGTCGATCACGCAAAGTGCGGACATGCCTGCCAACAGAAGGAGGCCGGTCATGATGCATGAGAAGATCGCGCCGCATCATCTGGAGCGGAAGGCCATCCTCTATGTTCGGCAGTCCTCGGCTCACCAGGTTCTGCACAATCGAGAGAGCAGCGCCCTCCAGTACGCCATGCGCGACCGTCTGGCAGCGCTTGGATGGTCACATATAGAGACGGTGGATGACGACCTTGGTCGTTCGGCCGCCGGCGGCGTGACCCGCGCTGGATTTGATCGGATGGTGGCGGAAGTCTGCCTTGGCAAGGTAGGCGCCGTGGCCGCGCGTGAGGTATCGCGCTTCGCCCGAAACAGCCGCGATTGGCAGCAACTCATCGAGATGTGCCGCGTTGTCGATACCGTCCTGGTCGACCAGGAAGCAGTTTATGCGCCCCGCCAGGGCAACGACCGCCTGCTCTTGGGTTTGAAGGGCAGCCTCAACGAGTATGAACTCGATCTCTTGCGTCAGCGTTCCCTTTCCGCCCGCTATGAGAAGGCTCGCCGCGGTGAACTCGTCGTCACTGTTCCGGCCGGCTTCGTAAAGGCCGGTGACAGGATCGAGAAGGATCCCAATCGGCGCATCCAGGAAGCCATCGCACTCGTCTTCGACAAGGTCACCGAACTCGGGAGTGCCCGGCAGGCCTTGCTATGGTTCCTTGAGCAGGGATTGGACCTGCCCGTCAGGTGCGCCAACGGTGACGTCATCTGGCGCAGGCCAAATTATGCCACCATCCACCGGATGATTGCGAACCCGATCTACGGCGGCGCTTATGCTTATGGTAAGAGTCGTTCCGTACCAGGATACGATGGCCGATCTGGAATTCGCCGCAAGGCGCGTGATGAATGGCTGGCGCTGATCCCGGATGCGCACGAAGGTTACATCAGTTGGGAACGGGCGGAGGAGATCCGCAAGATGGTCAGCGACAATGTACCGGCCAGTCGCCATCATGGAGCGCCGAAGCATGGCGACGCTCTGCTTGCCGGCCTGTTCCGCTGCAAAAGGTGCGGCCGGAAGCTGACGGTTCGTTACACAGGAGCCAACCATAACATCCCGCGCTATTCCTGTTGGCGAGGGTTGCTCGACAACGGCGAACCACGTTGCATCGCCTTCGGCGGTCTGCGGGTCGATGACGCGATCGAAGAGGCACTTCTCGGCGTGGTCGAGCCAGGAGCCATTGCCGCCGCCGTCGAGGCGGAACGCAATATGGCCAACCAACGCGATCAGGTTCAGGATGCCCTGATGCGCGACCTCGAGGCAGCACGCTATGTAGCCGACCGGGCATTCCGGCAATATGACGCGGCCGATCCAGAGAATAGGCTGGTGACGTCGGAGCTGGAAGCACGCTGGAACAAGGCGCTGACTGGCGTCGGTGAGATCGAGGCCAAGATTGCCAAACATCGGACAGTTACGCCGCATCCGTTCCCCATGTCCGCATCACAGGTAACCGCACTTGCGGGAAACCTTCGCGCCGTCTGGACGGCGCCGACAACCGATGCAAGGCTGAAGAAGCGCATCGTGCGCACGCTCATCAATGAAGTGGTCGCCGATCTCGATGATGGAACCTCTGAGATCGTCCTCGTCATTCATTGGGTTGGAGGCGTCCACACCGAACTGCGCCTGCCGAAGCGACACCGTAGCCAAAGAAATGCGACCCCTGACGACATTGTCGACGCTGTGAAACAGCTCGTCTTGATCGCCAATGATGATGTGATTGCCGGTGTCCTCAATCGCAACGGACTGACGACCGGCAATGGCAATCGCTGGACACGGGAGCGGGTCACCGCGCTGAGGTCATATCGCAAGATTCCGGTCTTCCGTCCGCAGATCGACGGGGTTGAGCCATGGCTTAATCTGGGCGGTGCGGCAAAGTTACTCGGGATATCGCCAAAGACGCTGCGTCTGGCGGCCGAGGCTGGCGATATTAAGGGGGCTCATCCGCTACCCGATGGCCCATGGATCTTCAGCCGTTCCAAACTCGCGACCCCGCAAGCACGTCAGATTCTCGATCGTGTACGGAAGAACCCTCGCCACCCCGCGGGATCGCCTCCAGATCAGGAAAATCTATTTCTTTCAATGACATAGAAAGATGGGTGTTATGAAACAGGATTGTAGTCGTCCGCCCATTCGGCAATGGCGCTTCGGGCATGATCGAGACCGAAGAACAGGCTTTCGTTGAGCAGTTCGTCGCGCATCCGGCCGTTGAAGCTCTCGACATAGCCGTTCTGCATCGGCTTCCCCGGCGCGATGTAGTGCCAGTCAACCTTGTGATCCTTCGACCAAGCAAGGATAGCATTCGAGGTGAGTTCGGTGCCGTAACACCTTCGGAAGTCTGCGTTGAATGAGGCTTTGACCAGCTGCGTAGCCCCCATCAGGCGAAGCAGGTGGTCATAGCCAGGCCTCAGGTCTCACAGTGGTTTTGCGAAGCCACACTGTAAAGGAGACAGGCTATGACCGATTGTGACATTACCGCATTTACCCCCGTTCTGGCAGCTATCGATGTTTCCAAAGAACGCCACGAGGTGCTGATCGAAGCACCGGACAAAAAGCGTCGACGTCGAGTGATCGTGCTCAACAATCTCGATGAGTTCGATCGCCTCATCGGCCTGCTGCGTAGCTATCAGCGTCCTGTCCGTGTCGCCTTTGAGGCAACGGGAAACTATCATCGCGCATTGGCATATCGGCTCGGCTTAGCGGGCTTCGAGATCAAATTGATCTCGTCCATCGCACTGGCTCGGACCAGGGAGGCACTGCATAATTCCTGGGATAAAAATGATCCAAAGGATGCCCAGGTTATCCTCCATATGATGACCATTGGTGCCGAGCAGTTCTACCATGACCCGTTGATGCGCGGCACCAACGACATTCAGGAGTTGTCGAAGACCCACGATATGATCTCAAGGTCGAAGACCGAACTGTGGCATCGGATTCTGACGCATTACCTGCCGTTGTATTTCCCTGAAGCGGATCGCTTCCACCGCAGTTCGCGCAGCGACTGGTTCTTTGCTTTCCTTGAACTGTTTCCGTCTCCGCACTTCATCGCAGCCATGAACAAGGACGCTTTCATCAAAGCTGCCTGGGAGGTGGTTGGTCGCAAAGTTGGCAAAGAGCGTTTGTTGGCAGATATTTACGCAACGTCCGCCCGTTCGATAGGCCTTCCAGTTGCACCGGACTCTGACGCTATCTGCATGTTTCGTATGATCCTGGCCGAGG is from Rhizobium etli CFN 42 and encodes:
- a CDS encoding recombinase family protein, encoding MMHEKIAPHHLERKAILYVRQSSAHQVLHNRESSALQYAMRDRLAALGWSHIETVDDDLGRSAAGGVTRAGFDRMVAEVCLGKVGAVAAREVSRFARNSRDWQQLIEMCRVVDTVLVDQEAVYAPRQGNDRLLLGLKGSLNEYELDLLRQRSLSARYEKARRGELVVTVPAGFVKAGDRIEKDPNRRIQEAIALVFDKVTELGSARQALLWFLEQGLDLPVRCANGDVIWRRPNYATIHRMIANPIYGGAYAYGKSRSVPGYDGRSGIRRKARDEWLALIPDAHEGYISWERAEEIRKMVSDNVPASRHHGAPKHGDALLAGLFRCKRCGRKLTVRYTGANHNIPRYSCWRGLLDNGEPRCIAFGGLRVDDAIEEALLGVVEPGAIAAAVEAERNMANQRDQVQDALMRDLEAARYVADRAFRQYDAADPENRLVTSELEARWNKALTGVGEIEAKIAKHRTVTPHPFPMSASQVTALAGNLRAVWTAPTTDARLKKRIVRTLINEVVADLDDGTSEIVLVIHWVGGVHTELRLPKRHRSQRNATPDDIVDAVKQLVLIANDDVIAGVLNRNGLTTGNGNRWTRERVTALRSYRKIPVFRPQIDGVEPWLNLGGAAKLLGISPKTLRLAAEAGDIKGAHPLPDGPWIFSRSKLATPQARQILDRVRKNPRHPAGSPPDQENLFLSMT
- a CDS encoding IS110-like element ISRel25 family transposase; translation: MTDCDITAFTPVLAAIDVSKERHEVLIEAPDKKRRRRVIVLNNLDEFDRLIGLLRSYQRPVRVAFEATGNYHRALAYRLGLAGFEIKLISSIALARTREALHNSWDKNDPKDAQVILHMMTIGAEQFYHDPLMRGTNDIQELSKTHDMISRSKTELWHRILTHYLPLYFPEADRFHRSSRSDWFFAFLELFPSPHFIAAMNKDAFIKAAWEVVGRKVGKERLLADIYATSARSIGLPVAPDSDAICMFRMILAEGRSLIAQRNEIEARAVAMLKDNADYQLLCTIPGIGPINALTIMAEAGDLRRFQHHRQFLKFCGMDLATIQSGMFRGQTKLSKYGNARLRRTLWMAAQVAILQRANSFRDKFERYITKDRHNTHLRRKASTAIAAKMARTVHAVIKSGEPYRPFFEGTIHSGRTLL